Proteins from one Bos taurus isolate L1 Dominette 01449 registration number 42190680 breed Hereford chromosome 7, ARS-UCD2.0, whole genome shotgun sequence genomic window:
- the TCF3 gene encoding transcription factor E2-alpha isoform X3, with translation MNQSQRMAPVGTDKELSDLLDFSMMFPLPVANGKSRPASLAGTQFGSSGLEDRPSSGSWGTSEQDSSSFDPGRTYSDGAHFGESHSSLPSSTFLGPGLGGKGSERGAYAAFGRDAGVSSLTQVGFLPSELALSSPGPLSPSGIKGGSQYYSYSGHPRRRATDSSLDSQPKKVRKVPPGLPSSVYPPSSGDDYGRDPTTYPSAKTPSSSYPTPFYMADGSLHPSAELWSAPGQAGFGPMLGGGSSPLPLPAGGGSSVGGSGGFGSLHQHERMGYQLHGAEVNGGLPAASTFSGPAGTYSSISSHTPPVSGADSLLGSRGTTSSSSGDALGKALASIYSPDHSSNNFSSSPSTPVGSPQGLAGTSQWPRPGAPGALSPSYDGGLHGLQSKVEDHLDEAIHVLRSHAVGTAGDVHGLLPGHGALTSGFAGPVMPLGGRHAGLVGSGHSEDGLSGSSGLVHNHVALPDLSRQPDSYGDLGHGTAPGTTDIKREEQEDEENVAADTAEDEKKDLKAPRTRSSTEEVLSLEEKDLRDRERRMANNARERVRVRDINEAFRELGRMCQLHLKSDKAQTKLLILQQAVQVILGLEQQVRERNLNPKAACLKRREEEKVSGVVGDPQMVLSAAHPGLGEAHNPAGHL, from the exons GTCTCGAGGACCGGCCAAGTTCGGGCTCATGGGGCACCAGTGAGCAAGACAGTTCCTCCTTCGACCCCGGCCGG ACCTATAGTGACGGTGCCCACTTCGGTGAGTCCCACAGCAGCCTCCCTTCTTCCACATTCCTGGGCCCCGGGCTTGGAG gCAAGGGCAGTGAGCGGGGCGCATACGCTGCCTTCGGGAGAGACGCTGGCGTCAGCAGCCTGACTCAG gtGGGCTTCCTCCCCAGTGAGCTGGCCCTCAGCAGCCCAGGGCCTCTGTCCCCCTCGGGCATCAAGGGCGGGTCACAGTATTATTCCTACTCTGGGCACCCTCGGCGGAGAGCAACGGACAGCAGCCTGG ACTCGCAGCCCAAGAAGGTCCGGAAGGTGCCGCCTGGCCTCCCGTCTTCA GTGTACCCCCCCAGCTCAGGGGACGACTACGGCAGGGACCCCACGACCTACCCATCCGCCAAGACGCCCAGCAGCTCCTACCCCACCCCCTTCTACATGGCAG ATGGCAGCCTCCACCCCTCTGCTGAACTCTGGAGCGCCCCAGGCCAGGCAGGCTTTGGGCCCATGCTGGGCGGGGGCTCGTCCCCCCTGCCCCTCCCGGCAGGTGGCGGCAGCTCTGTGGGGGGCAGTGGCGGGTTTGGCAGCCTGCACCAGCATGAGCGCATG GGCTACCAGCTGCACGGAGCAGAGGTGAACGGCGGGCTTCCAGCCGCATCTACCTTCTCGGGCCCTGCAGGCACCTACAGCAGCATCTCCAGCCACACGCCCCCCGTCAGCGGGGCAGACAGCCTCCTGG GCTCCCGTGGGACCACATCCAGCAGCTCCGGAGATGCCCTTGGCAAGGCCCTGGCCTCG ATCTACTCCCCGGATCACTCAAGCAATaacttctcctccagcccctccaCCCCCGTGGGCTCCCCACAGGGCCTGGCAG GGACATCGCAGTGGCCCCGACCAGGAGCCCCCGGTGCCTTATCGCCCAGCTACGATGGGGGTCTCCATGGCCTG CAGAGCAAGGTGGAGGATCACCTGGATGAGGCCATCCACGTGCTCCGCAGCCATGCTGTGGGCACCGCAGGCGACGTGCACGGGCTGCTACCTGGCCATGGGGCACTGACCTCGGGCTTCGCTGGCCCTGTCATGCCACTGGGTGGGCGGCATGCAGGCCTG GTGGGAAGCGGCCATTCGGAGGACGGCCTTTCTGGCAGCAGTGGCCTCGTGCACAACCATGTGGCCCTCCCCGACCTCTCCCGGCAGCCTGATTCCTACGGCG ATCTCGGGCACGGCACTGCCCCAGGCACCACCGACATCAAGCGGGAAGAGCAAGAGGACGAAGAGAACGTGGCAGCTGATACAGCCGAAGATGAGAAGAAGGACCTCAAGGCTCCACGCACCCGGTCCAG TACGGAGGAGGTGCTGTCCCTGGAGGAGAAAGACCTGAGGGACCGGGAGAGGCGCATGGCCAATAACGCGCGGGAGCGGGTGCGCGTGCGGGACATTAACGAGGCCTTCCGGGAGCTGGGGCGCATGTGCCAGCTGCACCTCAAGTCGGACAAGGCGCAGACCAAGCTGCTCATCCTGCAACAGGCCGTGCAGGTCATTCTGGGCCTGGAGCAGCAGGTGCGAG AGCGTAACCTGAACCCTAAAGCGGCCTGCTTGAAGCGCCGGGAAGAGGAGAAGGTATCGGGTGTGGTTGGAGACCCCCAGATGGTGCTGTCGGCTGCCCACCCCGGCCTGGGCGAGGCCCACAACCCTGCCGGGCACCTGTGA
- the TCF3 gene encoding transcription factor E2-alpha isoform X9: MNQSQRMAPVGTDKELSDLLDFSMMFPLPVANGKSRPASLAGTQFGSSGLEDRPSSGSWGTSEQDSSSFDPGRTYSDGAHFGESHSSLPSSTFLGPGLGGKGSERGAYAAFGRDAGVSSLTQVGFLPSELALSSPGPLSPSGIKGGSQYYSYSGHPRRRATDSSLDSQPKKVRKVPPGLPSSVYPPSSGDDYGRDPTTYPSAKTPSSSYPTPFYMADGSLHPSAELWSAPGQAGFGPMLGGGSSPLPLPAGGGSSVGGSGGFGSLHQHERMGYQLHGAEVNGGLPAASTFSGPAGTYSSISSHTPPVSGADSLLGSRGTTSSSSGDALGKALASIYSPDHSSNNFSSSPSTPVGSPQGLAGTSQWPRPGAPGALSPSYDGGLHGLQSKVEDHLDEAIHVLRSHAVGTAGDVHGLLPGHGALTSGFAGPVMPLGGRHAGLVGSGHSEDGLSGSSGLVHNHVALPDLSRQPDSYGDLGHGTAPGTTDIKREEQEDEENVAADTAEDEKKDLKAPRTRSSSTEEVLSLEEKDLRDRERRMANNARERVRVRDINEAFRELGRMCQLHLKSDKAQTKLLILQQAVQVILGLEQQSVT, from the exons GTCTCGAGGACCGGCCAAGTTCGGGCTCATGGGGCACCAGTGAGCAAGACAGTTCCTCCTTCGACCCCGGCCGG ACCTATAGTGACGGTGCCCACTTCGGTGAGTCCCACAGCAGCCTCCCTTCTTCCACATTCCTGGGCCCCGGGCTTGGAG gCAAGGGCAGTGAGCGGGGCGCATACGCTGCCTTCGGGAGAGACGCTGGCGTCAGCAGCCTGACTCAG gtGGGCTTCCTCCCCAGTGAGCTGGCCCTCAGCAGCCCAGGGCCTCTGTCCCCCTCGGGCATCAAGGGCGGGTCACAGTATTATTCCTACTCTGGGCACCCTCGGCGGAGAGCAACGGACAGCAGCCTGG ACTCGCAGCCCAAGAAGGTCCGGAAGGTGCCGCCTGGCCTCCCGTCTTCA GTGTACCCCCCCAGCTCAGGGGACGACTACGGCAGGGACCCCACGACCTACCCATCCGCCAAGACGCCCAGCAGCTCCTACCCCACCCCCTTCTACATGGCAG ATGGCAGCCTCCACCCCTCTGCTGAACTCTGGAGCGCCCCAGGCCAGGCAGGCTTTGGGCCCATGCTGGGCGGGGGCTCGTCCCCCCTGCCCCTCCCGGCAGGTGGCGGCAGCTCTGTGGGGGGCAGTGGCGGGTTTGGCAGCCTGCACCAGCATGAGCGCATG GGCTACCAGCTGCACGGAGCAGAGGTGAACGGCGGGCTTCCAGCCGCATCTACCTTCTCGGGCCCTGCAGGCACCTACAGCAGCATCTCCAGCCACACGCCCCCCGTCAGCGGGGCAGACAGCCTCCTGG GCTCCCGTGGGACCACATCCAGCAGCTCCGGAGATGCCCTTGGCAAGGCCCTGGCCTCG ATCTACTCCCCGGATCACTCAAGCAATaacttctcctccagcccctccaCCCCCGTGGGCTCCCCACAGGGCCTGGCAG GGACATCGCAGTGGCCCCGACCAGGAGCCCCCGGTGCCTTATCGCCCAGCTACGATGGGGGTCTCCATGGCCTG CAGAGCAAGGTGGAGGATCACCTGGATGAGGCCATCCACGTGCTCCGCAGCCATGCTGTGGGCACCGCAGGCGACGTGCACGGGCTGCTACCTGGCCATGGGGCACTGACCTCGGGCTTCGCTGGCCCTGTCATGCCACTGGGTGGGCGGCATGCAGGCCTG GTGGGAAGCGGCCATTCGGAGGACGGCCTTTCTGGCAGCAGTGGCCTCGTGCACAACCATGTGGCCCTCCCCGACCTCTCCCGGCAGCCTGATTCCTACGGCG ATCTCGGGCACGGCACTGCCCCAGGCACCACCGACATCAAGCGGGAAGAGCAAGAGGACGAAGAGAACGTGGCAGCTGATACAGCCGAAGATGAGAAGAAGGACCTCAAGGCTCCACGCACCCGGTCCAG CAGTACGGAGGAGGTGCTGTCCCTGGAGGAGAAAGACCTGAGGGACCGGGAGAGGCGCATGGCCAATAACGCGCGGGAGCGGGTGCGCGTGCGGGACATTAACGAGGCCTTCCGGGAGCTGGGGCGCATGTGCCAGCTGCACCTCAAGTCGGACAAGGCGCAGACCAAGCTGCTCATCCTGCAACAGGCCGTGCAGGTCATTCTGGGCCTGGAGCAGCAG AGCGTAACCTGA
- the TCF3 gene encoding transcription factor E2-alpha, translated as MNQSQRMAPVGTDKELSDLLDFSMMFPLPVANGKSRPASLAGTQFGSSGLEDRPSSGSWGTSEQDSSSFDPGRTYSDGAHFGESHSSLPSSTFLGPGLGGKGSERGAYAAFGRDAGVSSLTQVGFLPSELALSSPGPLSPSGIKGGSQYYSYSGHPRRRATDSSLDSQPKKVRKVPPGLPSSVYPPSSGDDYGRDPTTYPSAKTPSSSYPTPFYMADGSLHPSAELWSAPGQAGFGPMLGGGSSPLPLPAGGGSSVGGSGGFGSLHQHERMGYQLHGAEVNGGLPAASTFSGPAGTYSSISSHTPPVSGADSLLGSRGTTSSSSGDALGKALASIYSPDHSSNNFSSSPSTPVGSPQGLAGTSQWPRPGAPGALSPSYDGGLHGLQSKVEDHLDEAIHVLRSHAVGTAGDVHGLLPGHGALTSGFAGPVMPLGGRHAGLVGSGHSEDGLSGSSGLVHNHVALPDLSRQPDSYGDLGHGTAPGTTDIKREEQEDEENVAADTAEDEKKDLKAPRTRSSSTEEVLSLEEKDLRDRERRMANNARERVRVRDINEAFRELGRMCQLHLKSDKAQTKLLILQQAVQVILGLEQQVRERNLNPKAACLKRREEEKVSGVVGDPQMVLSAAHPGLGEAHNPAGHL; from the exons GTCTCGAGGACCGGCCAAGTTCGGGCTCATGGGGCACCAGTGAGCAAGACAGTTCCTCCTTCGACCCCGGCCGG ACCTATAGTGACGGTGCCCACTTCGGTGAGTCCCACAGCAGCCTCCCTTCTTCCACATTCCTGGGCCCCGGGCTTGGAG gCAAGGGCAGTGAGCGGGGCGCATACGCTGCCTTCGGGAGAGACGCTGGCGTCAGCAGCCTGACTCAG gtGGGCTTCCTCCCCAGTGAGCTGGCCCTCAGCAGCCCAGGGCCTCTGTCCCCCTCGGGCATCAAGGGCGGGTCACAGTATTATTCCTACTCTGGGCACCCTCGGCGGAGAGCAACGGACAGCAGCCTGG ACTCGCAGCCCAAGAAGGTCCGGAAGGTGCCGCCTGGCCTCCCGTCTTCA GTGTACCCCCCCAGCTCAGGGGACGACTACGGCAGGGACCCCACGACCTACCCATCCGCCAAGACGCCCAGCAGCTCCTACCCCACCCCCTTCTACATGGCAG ATGGCAGCCTCCACCCCTCTGCTGAACTCTGGAGCGCCCCAGGCCAGGCAGGCTTTGGGCCCATGCTGGGCGGGGGCTCGTCCCCCCTGCCCCTCCCGGCAGGTGGCGGCAGCTCTGTGGGGGGCAGTGGCGGGTTTGGCAGCCTGCACCAGCATGAGCGCATG GGCTACCAGCTGCACGGAGCAGAGGTGAACGGCGGGCTTCCAGCCGCATCTACCTTCTCGGGCCCTGCAGGCACCTACAGCAGCATCTCCAGCCACACGCCCCCCGTCAGCGGGGCAGACAGCCTCCTGG GCTCCCGTGGGACCACATCCAGCAGCTCCGGAGATGCCCTTGGCAAGGCCCTGGCCTCG ATCTACTCCCCGGATCACTCAAGCAATaacttctcctccagcccctccaCCCCCGTGGGCTCCCCACAGGGCCTGGCAG GGACATCGCAGTGGCCCCGACCAGGAGCCCCCGGTGCCTTATCGCCCAGCTACGATGGGGGTCTCCATGGCCTG CAGAGCAAGGTGGAGGATCACCTGGATGAGGCCATCCACGTGCTCCGCAGCCATGCTGTGGGCACCGCAGGCGACGTGCACGGGCTGCTACCTGGCCATGGGGCACTGACCTCGGGCTTCGCTGGCCCTGTCATGCCACTGGGTGGGCGGCATGCAGGCCTG GTGGGAAGCGGCCATTCGGAGGACGGCCTTTCTGGCAGCAGTGGCCTCGTGCACAACCATGTGGCCCTCCCCGACCTCTCCCGGCAGCCTGATTCCTACGGCG ATCTCGGGCACGGCACTGCCCCAGGCACCACCGACATCAAGCGGGAAGAGCAAGAGGACGAAGAGAACGTGGCAGCTGATACAGCCGAAGATGAGAAGAAGGACCTCAAGGCTCCACGCACCCGGTCCAG CAGTACGGAGGAGGTGCTGTCCCTGGAGGAGAAAGACCTGAGGGACCGGGAGAGGCGCATGGCCAATAACGCGCGGGAGCGGGTGCGCGTGCGGGACATTAACGAGGCCTTCCGGGAGCTGGGGCGCATGTGCCAGCTGCACCTCAAGTCGGACAAGGCGCAGACCAAGCTGCTCATCCTGCAACAGGCCGTGCAGGTCATTCTGGGCCTGGAGCAGCAGGTGCGAG AGCGTAACCTGAACCCTAAAGCGGCCTGCTTGAAGCGCCGGGAAGAGGAGAAGGTATCGGGTGTGGTTGGAGACCCCCAGATGGTGCTGTCGGCTGCCCACCCCGGCCTGGGCGAGGCCCACAACCCTGCCGGGCACCTGTGA
- the TCF3 gene encoding transcription factor E2-alpha isoform X2 has protein sequence MNQSQRMAPVGTDKELSDLLDFSMMFPLPVANGKSRPASLAGTQFGSSGLEDRPSSGSWGTSEQDSSSFDPGRTYSDGAHFGESHSSLPSSTFLGPGLGGKGSERGAYAAFGRDAGVSSLTQVGFLPSELALSSPGPLSPSGIKGGSQYYSYSGHPRRRATDSSLDSQPKKVRKVPPGLPSSVYPPSSGDDYGRDPTTYPSAKTPSSSYPTPFYMADGSLHPSAELWSAPGQAGFGPMLGGGSSPLPLPAGGGSSVGGSGGFGSLHQHERMGYQLHGAEVNGGLPAASTFSGPAGTYSSISSHTPPVSGADSLLGSRGTTSSSSGDALGKALASIYSPDHSSNNFSSSPSTPVGSPQGLAGTSQWPRPGAPGALSPSYDGGLHGLSKVEDHLDEAIHVLRSHAVGTAGDVHGLLPGHGALTSGFAGPVMPLGGRHAGLVGSGHSEDGLSGSSGLVHNHVALPDLSRQPDSYGDLGHGTAPGTTDIKREEQEDEENVAADTAEDEKKDLKAPRTRSSPDEDEDDLLPPEQKAEREKERRVANNARERLRVRDINEAFKELGRMCQLHLNSEKPQTKLLILHQAVSVILNLEQQVRERNLNPKAACLKRREEEKVSGVVGDPQMVLSAAHPGLGEAHNPAGHL, from the exons GTCTCGAGGACCGGCCAAGTTCGGGCTCATGGGGCACCAGTGAGCAAGACAGTTCCTCCTTCGACCCCGGCCGG ACCTATAGTGACGGTGCCCACTTCGGTGAGTCCCACAGCAGCCTCCCTTCTTCCACATTCCTGGGCCCCGGGCTTGGAG gCAAGGGCAGTGAGCGGGGCGCATACGCTGCCTTCGGGAGAGACGCTGGCGTCAGCAGCCTGACTCAG gtGGGCTTCCTCCCCAGTGAGCTGGCCCTCAGCAGCCCAGGGCCTCTGTCCCCCTCGGGCATCAAGGGCGGGTCACAGTATTATTCCTACTCTGGGCACCCTCGGCGGAGAGCAACGGACAGCAGCCTGG ACTCGCAGCCCAAGAAGGTCCGGAAGGTGCCGCCTGGCCTCCCGTCTTCA GTGTACCCCCCCAGCTCAGGGGACGACTACGGCAGGGACCCCACGACCTACCCATCCGCCAAGACGCCCAGCAGCTCCTACCCCACCCCCTTCTACATGGCAG ATGGCAGCCTCCACCCCTCTGCTGAACTCTGGAGCGCCCCAGGCCAGGCAGGCTTTGGGCCCATGCTGGGCGGGGGCTCGTCCCCCCTGCCCCTCCCGGCAGGTGGCGGCAGCTCTGTGGGGGGCAGTGGCGGGTTTGGCAGCCTGCACCAGCATGAGCGCATG GGCTACCAGCTGCACGGAGCAGAGGTGAACGGCGGGCTTCCAGCCGCATCTACCTTCTCGGGCCCTGCAGGCACCTACAGCAGCATCTCCAGCCACACGCCCCCCGTCAGCGGGGCAGACAGCCTCCTGG GCTCCCGTGGGACCACATCCAGCAGCTCCGGAGATGCCCTTGGCAAGGCCCTGGCCTCG ATCTACTCCCCGGATCACTCAAGCAATaacttctcctccagcccctccaCCCCCGTGGGCTCCCCACAGGGCCTGGCAG GGACATCGCAGTGGCCCCGACCAGGAGCCCCCGGTGCCTTATCGCCCAGCTACGATGGGGGTCTCCATGGCCTG AGCAAGGTGGAGGATCACCTGGATGAGGCCATCCACGTGCTCCGCAGCCATGCTGTGGGCACCGCAGGCGACGTGCACGGGCTGCTACCTGGCCATGGGGCACTGACCTCGGGCTTCGCTGGCCCTGTCATGCCACTGGGTGGGCGGCATGCAGGCCTG GTGGGAAGCGGCCATTCGGAGGACGGCCTTTCTGGCAGCAGTGGCCTCGTGCACAACCATGTGGCCCTCCCCGACCTCTCCCGGCAGCCTGATTCCTACGGCG ATCTCGGGCACGGCACTGCCCCAGGCACCACCGACATCAAGCGGGAAGAGCAAGAGGACGAAGAGAACGTGGCAGCTGATACAGCCGAAGATGAGAAGAAGGACCTCAAGGCTCCACGCACCCGGTCCAG CCCAGACGAGGACGAGGACGACCTTCTCCCCCCAGAGCAGAAGGCTGAGCGGGAGAAGGAGCGCCGGGTGGCCAATAACGCACGGGAGCGGCTGCGGGTCCGAGACATCAATGAGGCTTTTAAGGAGCTGGGGCGCATGTGCCAGCTGCACCTCAACAGTGAGAAGCCCCAGACCAAACTGCTCATCCTGCACCAGGCCGTGTCGGTCATCCTGAACCTGGAGCAGCAGGTGCGAG AGCGTAACCTGAACCCTAAAGCGGCCTGCTTGAAGCGCCGGGAAGAGGAGAAGGTATCGGGTGTGGTTGGAGACCCCCAGATGGTGCTGTCGGCTGCCCACCCCGGCCTGGGCGAGGCCCACAACCCTGCCGGGCACCTGTGA
- the TCF3 gene encoding transcription factor E2-alpha isoform X1 produces the protein MNQSQRMAPVGTDKELSDLLDFSMMFPLPVANGKSRPASLAGTQFGSSGLEDRPSSGSWGTSEQDSSSFDPGRTYSDGAHFGESHSSLPSSTFLGPGLGGKGSERGAYAAFGRDAGVSSLTQVGFLPSELALSSPGPLSPSGIKGGSQYYSYSGHPRRRATDSSLDSQPKKVRKVPPGLPSSVYPPSSGDDYGRDPTTYPSAKTPSSSYPTPFYMADGSLHPSAELWSAPGQAGFGPMLGGGSSPLPLPAGGGSSVGGSGGFGSLHQHERMGYQLHGAEVNGGLPAASTFSGPAGTYSSISSHTPPVSGADSLLGSRGTTSSSSGDALGKALASIYSPDHSSNNFSSSPSTPVGSPQGLAGTSQWPRPGAPGALSPSYDGGLHGLQSKVEDHLDEAIHVLRSHAVGTAGDVHGLLPGHGALTSGFAGPVMPLGGRHAGLVGSGHSEDGLSGSSGLVHNHVALPDLSRQPDSYGDLGHGTAPGTTDIKREEQEDEENVAADTAEDEKKDLKAPRTRSSPDEDEDDLLPPEQKAEREKERRVANNARERLRVRDINEAFKELGRMCQLHLNSEKPQTKLLILHQAVSVILNLEQQVRERNLNPKAACLKRREEEKVSGVVGDPQMVLSAAHPGLGEAHNPAGHL, from the exons GTCTCGAGGACCGGCCAAGTTCGGGCTCATGGGGCACCAGTGAGCAAGACAGTTCCTCCTTCGACCCCGGCCGG ACCTATAGTGACGGTGCCCACTTCGGTGAGTCCCACAGCAGCCTCCCTTCTTCCACATTCCTGGGCCCCGGGCTTGGAG gCAAGGGCAGTGAGCGGGGCGCATACGCTGCCTTCGGGAGAGACGCTGGCGTCAGCAGCCTGACTCAG gtGGGCTTCCTCCCCAGTGAGCTGGCCCTCAGCAGCCCAGGGCCTCTGTCCCCCTCGGGCATCAAGGGCGGGTCACAGTATTATTCCTACTCTGGGCACCCTCGGCGGAGAGCAACGGACAGCAGCCTGG ACTCGCAGCCCAAGAAGGTCCGGAAGGTGCCGCCTGGCCTCCCGTCTTCA GTGTACCCCCCCAGCTCAGGGGACGACTACGGCAGGGACCCCACGACCTACCCATCCGCCAAGACGCCCAGCAGCTCCTACCCCACCCCCTTCTACATGGCAG ATGGCAGCCTCCACCCCTCTGCTGAACTCTGGAGCGCCCCAGGCCAGGCAGGCTTTGGGCCCATGCTGGGCGGGGGCTCGTCCCCCCTGCCCCTCCCGGCAGGTGGCGGCAGCTCTGTGGGGGGCAGTGGCGGGTTTGGCAGCCTGCACCAGCATGAGCGCATG GGCTACCAGCTGCACGGAGCAGAGGTGAACGGCGGGCTTCCAGCCGCATCTACCTTCTCGGGCCCTGCAGGCACCTACAGCAGCATCTCCAGCCACACGCCCCCCGTCAGCGGGGCAGACAGCCTCCTGG GCTCCCGTGGGACCACATCCAGCAGCTCCGGAGATGCCCTTGGCAAGGCCCTGGCCTCG ATCTACTCCCCGGATCACTCAAGCAATaacttctcctccagcccctccaCCCCCGTGGGCTCCCCACAGGGCCTGGCAG GGACATCGCAGTGGCCCCGACCAGGAGCCCCCGGTGCCTTATCGCCCAGCTACGATGGGGGTCTCCATGGCCTG CAGAGCAAGGTGGAGGATCACCTGGATGAGGCCATCCACGTGCTCCGCAGCCATGCTGTGGGCACCGCAGGCGACGTGCACGGGCTGCTACCTGGCCATGGGGCACTGACCTCGGGCTTCGCTGGCCCTGTCATGCCACTGGGTGGGCGGCATGCAGGCCTG GTGGGAAGCGGCCATTCGGAGGACGGCCTTTCTGGCAGCAGTGGCCTCGTGCACAACCATGTGGCCCTCCCCGACCTCTCCCGGCAGCCTGATTCCTACGGCG ATCTCGGGCACGGCACTGCCCCAGGCACCACCGACATCAAGCGGGAAGAGCAAGAGGACGAAGAGAACGTGGCAGCTGATACAGCCGAAGATGAGAAGAAGGACCTCAAGGCTCCACGCACCCGGTCCAG CCCAGACGAGGACGAGGACGACCTTCTCCCCCCAGAGCAGAAGGCTGAGCGGGAGAAGGAGCGCCGGGTGGCCAATAACGCACGGGAGCGGCTGCGGGTCCGAGACATCAATGAGGCTTTTAAGGAGCTGGGGCGCATGTGCCAGCTGCACCTCAACAGTGAGAAGCCCCAGACCAAACTGCTCATCCTGCACCAGGCCGTGTCGGTCATCCTGAACCTGGAGCAGCAGGTGCGAG AGCGTAACCTGAACCCTAAAGCGGCCTGCTTGAAGCGCCGGGAAGAGGAGAAGGTATCGGGTGTGGTTGGAGACCCCCAGATGGTGCTGTCGGCTGCCCACCCCGGCCTGGGCGAGGCCCACAACCCTGCCGGGCACCTGTGA
- the TCF3 gene encoding transcription factor E2-alpha isoform X8, which produces MNQSQRMAPVGTDKELSDLLDFSMMFPLPVANGKSRPASLAGTQFGSSGLEDRPSSGSWGTSEQDSSSFDPGRTYSDGAHFGESHSSLPSSTFLGPGLGGKGSERGAYAAFGRDAGVSSLTQVGFLPSELALSSPGPLSPSGIKGGSQYYSYSGHPRRRATDSSLDSQPKKVRKVPPGLPSSVYPPSSGDDYGRDPTTYPSAKTPSSSYPTPFYMADGSLHPSAELWSAPGQAGFGPMLGGGSSPLPLPAGGGSSVGGSGGFGSLHQHERMGYQLHGAEVNGGLPAASTFSGPAGTYSSISSHTPPVSGADSLLGSRGTTSSSSGDALGKALASIYSPDHSSNNFSSSPSTPVGSPQGLAGTSQWPRPGAPGALSPSYDGGLHGLQSKVEDHLDEAIHVLRSHAVGTAGDVHGLLPGHGALTSGFAGPVMPLGGRHAGLVGSGHSEDGLSGSSGLVHNHVALPDLSRQPDSYGDLGHGTAPGTTDIKREEQEDEENVAADTAEDEKKDLKAPRTRSSPDEDEDDLLPPEQKAEREKERRVANNARERLRVRDINEAFKELGRMCQLHLNSEKPQTKLLILHQAVSVILNLEQQSVT; this is translated from the exons GTCTCGAGGACCGGCCAAGTTCGGGCTCATGGGGCACCAGTGAGCAAGACAGTTCCTCCTTCGACCCCGGCCGG ACCTATAGTGACGGTGCCCACTTCGGTGAGTCCCACAGCAGCCTCCCTTCTTCCACATTCCTGGGCCCCGGGCTTGGAG gCAAGGGCAGTGAGCGGGGCGCATACGCTGCCTTCGGGAGAGACGCTGGCGTCAGCAGCCTGACTCAG gtGGGCTTCCTCCCCAGTGAGCTGGCCCTCAGCAGCCCAGGGCCTCTGTCCCCCTCGGGCATCAAGGGCGGGTCACAGTATTATTCCTACTCTGGGCACCCTCGGCGGAGAGCAACGGACAGCAGCCTGG ACTCGCAGCCCAAGAAGGTCCGGAAGGTGCCGCCTGGCCTCCCGTCTTCA GTGTACCCCCCCAGCTCAGGGGACGACTACGGCAGGGACCCCACGACCTACCCATCCGCCAAGACGCCCAGCAGCTCCTACCCCACCCCCTTCTACATGGCAG ATGGCAGCCTCCACCCCTCTGCTGAACTCTGGAGCGCCCCAGGCCAGGCAGGCTTTGGGCCCATGCTGGGCGGGGGCTCGTCCCCCCTGCCCCTCCCGGCAGGTGGCGGCAGCTCTGTGGGGGGCAGTGGCGGGTTTGGCAGCCTGCACCAGCATGAGCGCATG GGCTACCAGCTGCACGGAGCAGAGGTGAACGGCGGGCTTCCAGCCGCATCTACCTTCTCGGGCCCTGCAGGCACCTACAGCAGCATCTCCAGCCACACGCCCCCCGTCAGCGGGGCAGACAGCCTCCTGG GCTCCCGTGGGACCACATCCAGCAGCTCCGGAGATGCCCTTGGCAAGGCCCTGGCCTCG ATCTACTCCCCGGATCACTCAAGCAATaacttctcctccagcccctccaCCCCCGTGGGCTCCCCACAGGGCCTGGCAG GGACATCGCAGTGGCCCCGACCAGGAGCCCCCGGTGCCTTATCGCCCAGCTACGATGGGGGTCTCCATGGCCTG CAGAGCAAGGTGGAGGATCACCTGGATGAGGCCATCCACGTGCTCCGCAGCCATGCTGTGGGCACCGCAGGCGACGTGCACGGGCTGCTACCTGGCCATGGGGCACTGACCTCGGGCTTCGCTGGCCCTGTCATGCCACTGGGTGGGCGGCATGCAGGCCTG GTGGGAAGCGGCCATTCGGAGGACGGCCTTTCTGGCAGCAGTGGCCTCGTGCACAACCATGTGGCCCTCCCCGACCTCTCCCGGCAGCCTGATTCCTACGGCG ATCTCGGGCACGGCACTGCCCCAGGCACCACCGACATCAAGCGGGAAGAGCAAGAGGACGAAGAGAACGTGGCAGCTGATACAGCCGAAGATGAGAAGAAGGACCTCAAGGCTCCACGCACCCGGTCCAG CCCAGACGAGGACGAGGACGACCTTCTCCCCCCAGAGCAGAAGGCTGAGCGGGAGAAGGAGCGCCGGGTGGCCAATAACGCACGGGAGCGGCTGCGGGTCCGAGACATCAATGAGGCTTTTAAGGAGCTGGGGCGCATGTGCCAGCTGCACCTCAACAGTGAGAAGCCCCAGACCAAACTGCTCATCCTGCACCAGGCCGTGTCGGTCATCCTGAACCTGGAGCAGCAG AGCGTAACCTGA